The following are from one region of the Staphylococcus argenteus genome:
- the vraH gene encoding peptide resistance ABC transporter activity modulator VraH yields MKFKELVKQSYEDLKNLTVTWYNVIALAIIVIVLSSVTTPFIGIPAGLLGGAYYLKRREEKGK; encoded by the coding sequence ATGAAATTTAAAGAATTAGTAAAACAATCATATGAGGATTTGAAAAATTTGACTGTAACTTGGTATAACGTTATTGCTTTAGCAATAATTGTTATTGTCTTAAGCTCAGTTACTACACCATTTATAGGTATTCCAGCTGGTTTATTAGGTGGCGCTTATTATTTAAAACGCCGCGAAGAAAAAGGCAAATAA
- a CDS encoding cold-shock protein — MNNGTVKWFNAEKGFGFIEQENGGDVFVHFSGIASDGYKTLEEGQKVTFEITEGQRGDQAVNVQTV; from the coding sequence ATGAATAACGGTACAGTAAAATGGTTTAACGCAGAAAAAGGTTTTGGTTTCATCGAACAAGAAAATGGCGGAGACGTATTCGTACATTTCTCAGGTATCGCTAGCGATGGCTACAAAACTTTAGAAGAAGGTCAAAAAGTTACTTTCGAAATTACTGAAGGTCAACGTGGAGACCAAGCAGTTAACGTACAAACTGTTTAA
- a CDS encoding helix-turn-helix transcriptional regulator produces MNLSKQIKKYRERDGYSQEYLAEKLYVSRQSISNWENNKSLPDIHNLLMMCDLFNVTLDDLVKGTIPFVPDVKVQRSLNLWTYVMLIFLTLAAILTGPLVVYWNWAWGITVAIIMGIGFYASMKIEDLKKVHKMDNYDRIVAFMNGKDPSEVQTTKARNTMTNVLSVISVVGAFILIALISMYLAIKFL; encoded by the coding sequence TTGAATCTGAGTAAACAAATTAAAAAGTATCGGGAACGAGATGGTTATTCACAAGAATATCTTGCTGAAAAACTATATGTATCTAGGCAGAGTATTTCTAATTGGGAAAATAACAAAAGCTTACCGGACATACATAACTTATTAATGATGTGTGATTTATTTAATGTAACTTTAGATGATTTAGTAAAAGGAACTATTCCATTTGTGCCAGATGTTAAAGTGCAACGAAGTCTTAACTTATGGACGTATGTGATGCTTATTTTTCTGACATTAGCTGCAATTTTAACGGGACCTTTAGTTGTTTATTGGAATTGGGCTTGGGGTATAACGGTAGCAATCATTATGGGAATAGGTTTTTATGCATCTATGAAAATAGAAGATTTAAAAAAAGTGCATAAAATGGACAACTACGATCGAATTGTTGCTTTTATGAATGGAAAAGATCCTAGTGAAGTACAAACGACTAAAGCTAGAAATACGATGACAAATGTACTTTCTGTTATATCAGTAGTTGGTGCATTCATTCTTATAGCTTTGATTAGTATGTATCTGGCAATTAAGTTTTTATAA
- a CDS encoding DUF3147 family protein, translated as MKLTLMKFFVGGFAVLLSYIVSVTLPWKEFGGIFATFPAVFLVSMFITGMQYGDKVAVHVSRGAVFGMTGVLVCILVTWMMLHMTHMWLLSIIVGFLSWFISAVCIFEAVEFIAQKRLEKHSWKAGKSNSK; from the coding sequence ATGAAATTAACATTAATGAAATTTTTTGTAGGGGGATTTGCAGTATTACTAAGTTATATTGTGTCCGTAACACTACCTTGGAAAGAATTTGGTGGTATATTTGCAACGTTTCCAGCAGTATTTTTAGTATCTATGTTTATTACAGGAATGCAATATGGCGATAAAGTTGCTGTGCATGTAAGTCGTGGCGCAGTGTTTGGCATGACAGGGGTATTAGTATGTATTTTAGTTACATGGATGATGTTACATATGACGCACATGTGGTTGCTTAGTATTATAGTTGGTTTTTTAAGTTGGTTTATCAGTGCGGTATGTATTTTCGAAGCGGTAGAATTTATAGCACAAAAAAGATTAGAAAAACATAGTTGGAAAGCTGGGAAATCGAATAGTAAATAG
- a CDS encoding DUF3147 family protein, translating to MFSIGSAILHFVIGGIAVALASIIADKVGGKLGGIIATMPAVFLAAIIALALDHRGTQLVEMSMNLSTGAIVGILSCILTVFLTSLYIKHKGYQKGTIFTVVCWFIISLAIFGIRHL from the coding sequence ATGTTTTCGATTGGAAGTGCAATTCTTCATTTTGTTATTGGTGGTATCGCTGTCGCACTAGCATCGATTATTGCTGATAAAGTAGGCGGTAAGTTAGGAGGGATTATTGCAACAATGCCGGCAGTCTTTCTTGCGGCTATTATCGCATTAGCTTTGGATCATCGTGGTACGCAATTAGTGGAGATGTCGATGAATCTTAGCACAGGAGCAATAGTAGGTATTCTCTCTTGTATTTTAACTGTATTTTTGACATCTCTCTACATTAAACACAAAGGTTATCAAAAAGGAACGATTTTTACAGTTGTTTGTTGGTTTATTATCTCCCTAGCGATATTCGGTATTAGACATTTATAG